In Chrysoperla carnea chromosome 2, inChrCarn1.1, whole genome shotgun sequence, the following proteins share a genomic window:
- the LOC123292598 gene encoding kinetochore-associated protein 1-like — MQLLNYLITYKRKAEVQQDEISLWKKKYQDSINLPEISKTRLPFITNQDLLLKIIRPELNIYTCEQWIHIGRILKFNKDQLYVYSIKQTTLHLNNTKSTNCNINVLHLNILDQILNLAKNIENIQLSMGVLYHVTNEIPIHMLGDRLYAAEHSYDYAKEVILDHNQSNEFEAYQDSNDTPCIENIKKLYENTKCLYILYNNGIINNIHVYSDKMNNIELLMKTLYEHESIINNDSSNIDCNKPNINAATEEIAQLYQFNISKYRFDLIEQLLQHNNTNMSYNHTIDDFHMIIESTFNSNTTDADITKICYILQSIPIQDAIQYLINLGIKYEDRILFDLNPTTRQSSPSNDNNYDDQTFANITFTFNGNCDSGEQSEVFDRTDCFSNTNIHINNPLRYKALKCLMSIASDEEILQYMKSDNGDDSTPMEFIYKYIRTLWYIIQIESFGITSYTIQRLLTCDKLRLINDLYAKYLKQTTTNSITRHHCE; from the exons atgcaattattaaattatttaataacatataaacGTAAAGCGGAAGTGCAACAAGATGAAATTTCTCTATG gaaaaaaaaatatcaggaTTCAATTAATTTACCTGAAATATCAAAAACGCGTTTACCATTCATCACTAACCAAGACCTACTATTAAAAATCATACGACCAGAATTAAACATCTACACATGTGAACAATGGATACATATTGGACGTATACTTAAATTCAATAAAGACCAACTCTACGTTTATAGtattaaacaaacaacattacacttaaacaatacaaaatccacaaattgtaatattaatgtactacatttaaatatattggatcaaatattaaatctggcaaaaaatattgaaaacatacaattatcAATGGGTGTTTTGTATCATGTGACAAACGAAATACCGATTCATATGTTGGGTGATCGATTGTATGCTGCAGAACATAGTTATGACTATGCTAAAGAGGTAATATTGGATCACAATCAGAGCAATGAATTTGAAGCATATCAAGATAGCAATGATACACCATGTATTGagaatattaagaaattatatgaaaatactaAATGTTTATACATCTTATATAATAATG gcattataaataatattcatgtatatagtgataaaatgaataatattgaattattaatgaaaacGTTATACGAACAtgaaagtattattaataaCGATAGCAGCAATATTGATtgtaataaaccaaatataaatGCAGCTACTGAGGAAATCGCTCAACTCTACCAATTTAATATCAGTAAATATCGTTTTGATTTAATCGAACAATTGTTACAACATAATAACACAAACATGTCCTACAACCATACAATTGATGATTTCCATATGATTATTGAATCAACATTTAATTCGAATACTACTGATGCTGATATTactaaaatatgttatattttacaatCGATACCAATTCAAGATGccattcaatatttaattaatttgg GAATTAAGTATGAGGATCGTATATTATTCGATTTGAATCCTACCACTAGACAGTCGTCGCCAAGTAATGACAATAATTATGATGATCAAACATTTGcaaatataacatttacatttaatggTAATTGTGATTCTGGCGAACAAAGTGAAGTGTTCGATCGTACAGATTGTTTTAGTAATAcaaatattcatattaataatCCGTTACgatataaagcattaaaatgtttaatgtcTATTGCAAGTGACGAGGAAATTCTTCAGTATATGAAATCAGACAATGGCGATGATTCAACGCCAATGGAGTTTATTTA taaatatattcGTACATTATggtatataatacaaatagaATCGTTTGGGATAACATCATATACCATTCAAAGATTATTAACATGTGATAAATTACGTTTAATCAACGATTTGtatgcaaaatatttaaaacaaaccacAACAAATTCAATAACTCGACatcatt gtGAATGA